In the Malus domestica chromosome 16, GDT2T_hap1 genome, one interval contains:
- the LOC103403330 gene encoding protein SIEVE ELEMENT OCCLUSION C isoform X2, whose translation MDSLGSDSVSSLSEEVLIKKLLLSHDPDGCHFDSELLLCAVEKIMICTAASEVLDEDLDANEKIIVSDIEELETLEALGIFKSETFCKISHEILCKCSDEENLHRRTMILFDLLGKYRWGEKVVLVLTSFVASYGEFRLLMQLNSSIPLAISVAMLKQLPTDVSPLKPQFNALSLLVDAMVDVTKCIIKFEKLPLSRVELDDETKAVAKSQIYIAVYWIIRGILKCFSQITDSTALKSDQISDSTIIATWELVSLAYQLRSIYDHLRQQVEVCHHQTETKLYHKLLNIFKETQVDNQELGVSDLKSKVVILLISRPELLSIEESLFLVQQTHNHPHNKDVEASYAIVWVPIPVSSTWTNAEMENFEYLSNSLPWYSIRQPWLLNSAVVPFIKEAWYCKSEPVLVVLNSQGTVTNPNAIDMLFIWGARAYPFSASREKELWQEQNWTLHFLIDEIDPLLTKRVEEGRNICIYGSNSIDWIVEFTAKMEIIKSAGVQLEMVYVGKRNSTPLVKDILANVRYKKLSSALPSMKTHFFWLRLESIRRSKLRLGKPENYTDNVLDEVSALLDIDNNDENWAVIGRGSNSIDIIRLEGPKIMECLDLFPSWGGNLAELGFFGALRHALAPPILPRPCGHDFTHPSKEQGEGVIVCGKCKHPMKKFVMYK comes from the exons ATGGACTCGCTCGGAAGTGACTCTGTGTCATCTTTGTCAGAAGAAGTCCTGATCAAGAAGCTACTTCTTAGCCATGATCCTGACGGTTGCCATTTTGATTCTGAGCTCTTGCTTTGTGCAGTGGAGAAAATCATGATTTGCACGGCTGCATCCGAA GTTCTTGATGAAGACCTTGATGCCAatgaaaaaattattgtaaGCGACATAGAAGAACTCGAAACACTAGAAGCTCTCGGAATATTTAAATCAGAAACCTTTTGTAAGATTTCGCATGAG ATACTTTGCAAGTGCTCTGATGAAGAAAACCTACACAGAAGGACAATGATTTTGTTTGATTTGCTGGGAAAATATAGATGGGGTGAAAAAGTGGTATTAGTGCTTACATCTTTTGTAGCAAGTTATGGCGAATTCAGGCTCCTAATGCAGCTAAACTCTAGTATTCCCTTGGCAATATCAGTTGCAATGCTTAAGCAATTGCCGACTGACGTGAGCCCTTTGAAGCCTCAATTTAACGCCTTGAGTTTGTTAGTTGATGCAATGGTGGATGTAACCAAGTGTATCATCAAGTTTGAAAAACTTCCACTTTCGCGTGTGGAGTTGGACGATGAGACAAAGGCTGTTGCAAAGTCCCAAATCTATATCGCTGTTTACTGGATCATTCGAGGCATCTTGAAATGCTTTTCTCAAATCACAGATTCAACAGCCTTGAAATCTGACCAG ATTTCAGATTCAACCATAATTGCAACATGGGAGCTCGTAAGTTTGGCGTATCAGCTGCGCAGCATTTACGATCACCTCAGACAGCAGGTTGAAGTGTGCCATCACCAAACAG AGACAAAGCTGTATCATAAGCTGCTGAATATCTTCAAGGAGACCCAAGTGGACAACCAAGAG CTTGGTGTCTCTGATCTGAAGAGCAAGGTAGTCATACTCTTGATCTCAAGGCCAGAGCTTCTTTCGATAGAGGAGTCACTCTTTCTGGTTCAGCAAACACATAATCATCCTCACAACAAAGATGTAGAGGCCAGTTATGCAATTGTATGGGTTCCCATTCCAGTTTCCAGTACTTGGACCAATGCTGAAATGGAAAATTTTGAATACTTATCAAATTCTTTGCCTTGGTACTCTATAAGGCAACCCTGGCTTCTTAACTCAGCAGTGGTGCCATTCATAAAAGAAGCATGGTACTGCAAAAGTGAGCCGGTTTTGGTTGTGTTGAATTCGCAGGGAACAGTCACAAACCCTAATGCAATTGACATGCTGTTTATCTGGGGTGCTAGAGCGTATCCTTTTTCAGCATCAAGAGAGAAAGAACTTTGGCAAGAGCAGAATTGGACATTGCATTTTTTGATTGATGAAATTGACCCCCTGCTGACTAAGCGG GTGGAAGAAGGCAGAAATATTTGCATCTATGGAAGTAACAGCATAGATTGGATTGTAGAATTCACTGCTAAGATGGAGATTATTAAAAGCGCAGGAGTGCAGCTTGAGATGGTGTATGTTGGCAAGAGGAACTCAACCCCGCTTGTGAAGGACATTTTAGCTAATGTAAGATATAAAAAATTGAGCAGCGCACTGCCTTCCATGAAAACGCATTTCTTCTGGCTTCGGTTGGAAAGTATAAGAAGATCAAAACTCCGGCTAGGCAAGCCGGAGAACTACACTGACAATGTTTTAGATGAGGTGTCAGCATTGCTAGATATCGATAACAATGACGAAAATTGGGCAGTCATAGGGAGAGGATCTAATTCGATTGATATAATAAGACTTGAAGGACCAAAGATCATGGAATGCTTAGACTTGTTTCCTAGTTGGGGAGGAAATTTGGCTGAGTTAGGATTTTTTGGTGCACTTAGACATGCCCTTGCACCACCTATTCTTCCTAGGCCTTGTGGTCATGATTTTACTCACCCTAGTAAAGAACAAGGTGAAGGAGTGATAGTTTGTGGCAAGTGTAAGCACCCCATGAAGAAGTTTGTTATGTATAAATGA
- the LOC103403085 gene encoding protein SIEVE ELEMENT OCCLUSION B-like isoform X2 yields the protein MALVPQNIAKPPTPAQSYNNPPIPAAQSYNNPPAPAQSYNNPPVPATQSYNNPPAPAAQNYNPAPIAAVQNYNPAPMLAAQNYNPAPLPAAQNYNPAPMLTAQNYNPALVPAAQSYNAPQAPGAQYYNKPTAGGRRGGDYYNRPLPKDGRRFSSTSDDSMLTNQILASDKSRARPYDVALLSLKHILQTVDVILSRVTQPDIHSTVTGALVTGAHADALEHEKASHAIMSGLPDNYDVPTSLFNAISCEIFCTWLSGEDANKTTMDILDIVQHYDWDEKVVLALGAFAVKDGEYWLVAHLYTTNPLAKAVGQLKQVQEILEHAGTSLKPKFDAYNNLVRAVLNVTKCIVQLHDLHHDPIMTTEAESAATTALIPTAVYWTIRSIVVAATQLLGITGMGPEHVTEAWELSSLAHKLETIHGHLKENLNRLLDIIKTKKEEQELSEIAYILESPHIDNTKPLRVLFYKDDQPALYDCYSKKRVDIDVLKRKVVILFLSDIDFINENEYMIVQQMYLEKRQNATRPESQYEVVWVPIVDTWTDAKYQQFEELRRSMEWFTVFHPSVVSKTVIRYMRKQDKWNYGKKPLLVVMDPQGKIVHTNAVHMMCVWGSIAFPFTSQRERLLWEEETWRIELLADSIDQNLITWITEGKYICLYGGEDIDWIRNFTKSAKNVAREAGIQLELLYVGKRNPKEKVVRNIMNVIQAEKLSHTLEWNLIWFFWMRLESMWQSKGHQMQSEAIRSGRLRTDNMKNDPVMQGIISMLSFGSSDRGWAVIGAGSSEMSKANGEHMHRSLSEYSLWNKRVDEIGFVRALNEYLTGVYKEAPHHCTSLILPATGLMPETVACAECGRLMERFTMFRCCTD from the exons ATGGCACTTGTTCCTCAGAATATTGCTAAGCCCCCTACACCTGCTCAGAGTTATAACAACCCCCCTATACCGGCTGCTCAGAGTTATAATAACCCCCCTGCACCTGCTCAGAGTTATAACAACCCCCCTGTACCGGCTACTCAGAGTTATAATAACCCCCCTGCACCGGCTGCCCAGAATTATAATCCTGCTCCTATTGCAGCTGTTCAGAATTACAACCCTGCCCCTATGCTGGCTGCTCAGAATTACAATCCTGCCCCTCTGCCGGCTGCTCAGAATTACAATCCTGCCCCTATGCTGACAGCTCAGAATTACAATCCGGCCCTTGTGCCTGCTGCTCAGAGTTATAATGCACCCCAGGCACCAG GTGCTCAGTATTACAATAAGCCCACCGCCGGAGGACGCAGAGGAGGAGACTACTATAACCGCCCTCTACCCAAAGATGGGCGTCGCTTTTCTTCAACTTCTGATGACAGTATGCTGACCAACCAAATTCTGGCTAGTGACAAGTCTCGTGCCCGTCCCTATGATGTCGCTCTCCTTTCTTTGAAGCACATTCTTCAAACCGTCGACGTGATTCTGTCCCGCGTCACCCAACCTGACATCCACAGCACCGTCACG GGAGCACTAGTGACGGGTGCACATGCCGATGCTTTGGAGCATGAGAAGGCTTCCCATGCTATCATGAGTGGTCTCCCTGACAACTACGATGTTCCAACCAGCCTGTTTAATGCAATTTCCTGCGAG ATATTCTGCACGTGGCTGTCTGGGGAAGATGCCAACAAGACAACCATGGACATATTAGACATTGTGCAACACTACGACTGGGATGAAAAGGTTGTGCTTGCCTTGGGAGCTTTTGCTGTGAAAGATGGTGAATACTGGCTTGTGGCTCACCTTTACACCACCAACCCTCTCGCCAAAGCGGTTGGGCAGCTTAAGCAAGTGCAAGAGATACTGGAACATGCCGGGACTAGCTTGAAGCCCAAGTTTGACGCCTACAACAATCTGGTTAGGGCCGTGCTCAATGTGACCAAGTGCATTGTTCAGCTACATGACCTCCACCACGACCCCATCATGACCACTGAAGCAGAGTCGGCGGCTACCACTGCTCTTATCCCCACAGCTGTTTACTGGACGATTCGGAGTATTGTAGTTGCTGCAACGCAGCTTTTGGGGATCACTGGCATGGGCCCCGA GCATGTGACAGAGGCATGGGAACTATCTTCCTTGGCTCATAAGCTCGAAACCATACACGGCCACCTCAAGGAGAATCTCAACAGATTACTTGACATCATCA AGACGAAGAAAGAAGAGCAAGAATTAAGTGAAATTGCTTACATATTGGAATCACCACACATTGACAACACCAAGCCTTTGAGGGTCTTGTTTTACAAGGATGATCAGCCTGCACTCTATGATTGCTACAGCAAGAAGAGG GTTGACATTGATGTGCTGAAGAGGAAGGTTGTGATACTGTTCCTTTCAGACATAGACTTTATCAACGAAAACGAGTACATGATTGTTCAACAAATGTACTTGGAAAAACGGCAGAACGCAACCAGGCCGGAGAGCCAGTATGAGGTTGTGTGGGTTCCAATTGTGGACACGTGGACCGATGCCAAGTACCAGCAGTTCGAGGAACTTAGAAGGAGCATGGAATGGTTCACAGTGTTCCATCCTTCGGTTGTCTCTAAGACTGTCATCAGGTACATGAGGAAGCAGGATAAATGGAACTATGGCAAGAAGCCTCTGCTTGTGGTGATGGACCCTCAAGGCAAAATAGTGCACACCAATGCTGTTCACATGATGTGTGTTTGGGGAAGCATAGCCTTCCCTTTCACTAGCCAGAGAGAGAGATTGCTTTGGGAAGAAGAAACCTGGAGGATCGAGCTTTTGGCAGATTCCATCGATCAGAACCTAATTACCTGG ATCACGGAAGGGAAATACATTTGCTTGTATGGTGGGGAAGATATAGATTGGATCAGAAATTTCACAAAGTCAGCCAAAAATGTGGCTCGGGAAGCTGGGATCCAGTTGGAATTGCTTTATGTGGGGAAGAGAAACCCTAAGGAGAAAGTGGTGAGGAACATCATGAACGTCATCCAAGCTGAGAAGCTAAGCCACACTCTTGAGTGGAATCTTATCTGGTTCTTCTGGATGCGTCTCGAGAGCATGTGGCAGTCCAAGGGACACCAGATGCAGTCTGAGGCTATTAGGTCTGGTCGCCTTAGGACCGACAACATGAAGAATGATCCAGTGATGCAGGGGATCATATCGATGCTGAGCTTCGGTTCAAGTGACCGTGGATGGGCTGTGATTGGCGCCGGTTCATCGGAGATGTCTAAGGCTAATGGGGAGCACATGCACAGAAGTTTAAGCGAGTATAGCTTGTGGAATAAAAGGGTGGACGAGATAGGGTTTGTACGTGCACTGAATGAGTACTTGACTGGGGTTTATAAAGAAGCTCCACATCACTGCACCAGTCTCATATTGCCTGCCACTGGACTCATGCCTGAGACGGTGGCCTGCGCTGAATGCGGCCGCCTCATGGAGCGGTTCACCATGTTCCGCTGCTGCACTGATTGA
- the LOC103403330 gene encoding protein SIEVE ELEMENT OCCLUSION C isoform X1, whose protein sequence is MDSLGSDSVSSLSEEVLIKKLLLSHDPDGCHFDSELLLCAVEKIMICTAASEVLDEDLDANEKIIVSDIEELETLEALGIFKSETFCKISHEILCKCSDEENLHRRTMILFDLLGKYRWGEKVVLVLTSFVASYGEFRLLMQLNSSIPLAISVAMLKQLPTDVSPLKPQFNALSLLVDAMVDVTKCIIKFEKLPLSRVELDDETKAVAKSQIYIAVYWIIRGILKCFSQITDSTALKSDQISDSTIIATWELVSLAYQLRSIYDHLRQQVEVCHHQTETKLYHKLLNIFKETQVDNQEVLSLLFAFRDDFPLKQCPSQAKLGVSDLKSKVVILLISRPELLSIEESLFLVQQTHNHPHNKDVEASYAIVWVPIPVSSTWTNAEMENFEYLSNSLPWYSIRQPWLLNSAVVPFIKEAWYCKSEPVLVVLNSQGTVTNPNAIDMLFIWGARAYPFSASREKELWQEQNWTLHFLIDEIDPLLTKRVEEGRNICIYGSNSIDWIVEFTAKMEIIKSAGVQLEMVYVGKRNSTPLVKDILANVRYKKLSSALPSMKTHFFWLRLESIRRSKLRLGKPENYTDNVLDEVSALLDIDNNDENWAVIGRGSNSIDIIRLEGPKIMECLDLFPSWGGNLAELGFFGALRHALAPPILPRPCGHDFTHPSKEQGEGVIVCGKCKHPMKKFVMYK, encoded by the exons ATGGACTCGCTCGGAAGTGACTCTGTGTCATCTTTGTCAGAAGAAGTCCTGATCAAGAAGCTACTTCTTAGCCATGATCCTGACGGTTGCCATTTTGATTCTGAGCTCTTGCTTTGTGCAGTGGAGAAAATCATGATTTGCACGGCTGCATCCGAA GTTCTTGATGAAGACCTTGATGCCAatgaaaaaattattgtaaGCGACATAGAAGAACTCGAAACACTAGAAGCTCTCGGAATATTTAAATCAGAAACCTTTTGTAAGATTTCGCATGAG ATACTTTGCAAGTGCTCTGATGAAGAAAACCTACACAGAAGGACAATGATTTTGTTTGATTTGCTGGGAAAATATAGATGGGGTGAAAAAGTGGTATTAGTGCTTACATCTTTTGTAGCAAGTTATGGCGAATTCAGGCTCCTAATGCAGCTAAACTCTAGTATTCCCTTGGCAATATCAGTTGCAATGCTTAAGCAATTGCCGACTGACGTGAGCCCTTTGAAGCCTCAATTTAACGCCTTGAGTTTGTTAGTTGATGCAATGGTGGATGTAACCAAGTGTATCATCAAGTTTGAAAAACTTCCACTTTCGCGTGTGGAGTTGGACGATGAGACAAAGGCTGTTGCAAAGTCCCAAATCTATATCGCTGTTTACTGGATCATTCGAGGCATCTTGAAATGCTTTTCTCAAATCACAGATTCAACAGCCTTGAAATCTGACCAG ATTTCAGATTCAACCATAATTGCAACATGGGAGCTCGTAAGTTTGGCGTATCAGCTGCGCAGCATTTACGATCACCTCAGACAGCAGGTTGAAGTGTGCCATCACCAAACAG AGACAAAGCTGTATCATAAGCTGCTGAATATCTTCAAGGAGACCCAAGTGGACAACCAAGAGGTGCTTAGCTTGCTTTTTGCCTTTAGAGATGACTTTCCACTCAAGCAATGCCCCTCACAAGCAAAG CTTGGTGTCTCTGATCTGAAGAGCAAGGTAGTCATACTCTTGATCTCAAGGCCAGAGCTTCTTTCGATAGAGGAGTCACTCTTTCTGGTTCAGCAAACACATAATCATCCTCACAACAAAGATGTAGAGGCCAGTTATGCAATTGTATGGGTTCCCATTCCAGTTTCCAGTACTTGGACCAATGCTGAAATGGAAAATTTTGAATACTTATCAAATTCTTTGCCTTGGTACTCTATAAGGCAACCCTGGCTTCTTAACTCAGCAGTGGTGCCATTCATAAAAGAAGCATGGTACTGCAAAAGTGAGCCGGTTTTGGTTGTGTTGAATTCGCAGGGAACAGTCACAAACCCTAATGCAATTGACATGCTGTTTATCTGGGGTGCTAGAGCGTATCCTTTTTCAGCATCAAGAGAGAAAGAACTTTGGCAAGAGCAGAATTGGACATTGCATTTTTTGATTGATGAAATTGACCCCCTGCTGACTAAGCGG GTGGAAGAAGGCAGAAATATTTGCATCTATGGAAGTAACAGCATAGATTGGATTGTAGAATTCACTGCTAAGATGGAGATTATTAAAAGCGCAGGAGTGCAGCTTGAGATGGTGTATGTTGGCAAGAGGAACTCAACCCCGCTTGTGAAGGACATTTTAGCTAATGTAAGATATAAAAAATTGAGCAGCGCACTGCCTTCCATGAAAACGCATTTCTTCTGGCTTCGGTTGGAAAGTATAAGAAGATCAAAACTCCGGCTAGGCAAGCCGGAGAACTACACTGACAATGTTTTAGATGAGGTGTCAGCATTGCTAGATATCGATAACAATGACGAAAATTGGGCAGTCATAGGGAGAGGATCTAATTCGATTGATATAATAAGACTTGAAGGACCAAAGATCATGGAATGCTTAGACTTGTTTCCTAGTTGGGGAGGAAATTTGGCTGAGTTAGGATTTTTTGGTGCACTTAGACATGCCCTTGCACCACCTATTCTTCCTAGGCCTTGTGGTCATGATTTTACTCACCCTAGTAAAGAACAAGGTGAAGGAGTGATAGTTTGTGGCAAGTGTAAGCACCCCATGAAGAAGTTTGTTATGTATAAATGA
- the LOC103403085 gene encoding protein SIEVE ELEMENT OCCLUSION B-like isoform X1: protein MALVPQNIAKPPTPAQSYNNPPIPAAQSYNNPPAPAQSYNNPPVPATQSYNNPPAPAAQNYNPAPIAAVQNYNPAPMLAAQNYNPAPLPAAQNYNPAPMLTAQNYNPALVPAAQSYNAPQAPGAQSYNAPQATGAQYYNKPTAGGRRGGDYYNRPLPKDGRRFSSTSDDSMLTNQILASDKSRARPYDVALLSLKHILQTVDVILSRVTQPDIHSTVTGALVTGAHADALEHEKASHAIMSGLPDNYDVPTSLFNAISCEIFCTWLSGEDANKTTMDILDIVQHYDWDEKVVLALGAFAVKDGEYWLVAHLYTTNPLAKAVGQLKQVQEILEHAGTSLKPKFDAYNNLVRAVLNVTKCIVQLHDLHHDPIMTTEAESAATTALIPTAVYWTIRSIVVAATQLLGITGMGPEHVTEAWELSSLAHKLETIHGHLKENLNRLLDIIKTKKEEQELSEIAYILESPHIDNTKPLRVLFYKDDQPALYDCYSKKRVDIDVLKRKVVILFLSDIDFINENEYMIVQQMYLEKRQNATRPESQYEVVWVPIVDTWTDAKYQQFEELRRSMEWFTVFHPSVVSKTVIRYMRKQDKWNYGKKPLLVVMDPQGKIVHTNAVHMMCVWGSIAFPFTSQRERLLWEEETWRIELLADSIDQNLITWITEGKYICLYGGEDIDWIRNFTKSAKNVAREAGIQLELLYVGKRNPKEKVVRNIMNVIQAEKLSHTLEWNLIWFFWMRLESMWQSKGHQMQSEAIRSGRLRTDNMKNDPVMQGIISMLSFGSSDRGWAVIGAGSSEMSKANGEHMHRSLSEYSLWNKRVDEIGFVRALNEYLTGVYKEAPHHCTSLILPATGLMPETVACAECGRLMERFTMFRCCTD from the exons ATGGCACTTGTTCCTCAGAATATTGCTAAGCCCCCTACACCTGCTCAGAGTTATAACAACCCCCCTATACCGGCTGCTCAGAGTTATAATAACCCCCCTGCACCTGCTCAGAGTTATAACAACCCCCCTGTACCGGCTACTCAGAGTTATAATAACCCCCCTGCACCGGCTGCCCAGAATTATAATCCTGCTCCTATTGCAGCTGTTCAGAATTACAACCCTGCCCCTATGCTGGCTGCTCAGAATTACAATCCTGCCCCTCTGCCGGCTGCTCAGAATTACAATCCTGCCCCTATGCTGACAGCTCAGAATTACAATCCGGCCCTTGTGCCTGCTGCTCAGAGTTATAATGCACCCCAGGCACCAGGTGCTCAGAGTTATAATGCACCCCAGGCAACAGGTGCTCAGTATTACAATAAGCCCACCGCCGGAGGACGCAGAGGAGGAGACTACTATAACCGCCCTCTACCCAAAGATGGGCGTCGCTTTTCTTCAACTTCTGATGACAGTATGCTGACCAACCAAATTCTGGCTAGTGACAAGTCTCGTGCCCGTCCCTATGATGTCGCTCTCCTTTCTTTGAAGCACATTCTTCAAACCGTCGACGTGATTCTGTCCCGCGTCACCCAACCTGACATCCACAGCACCGTCACG GGAGCACTAGTGACGGGTGCACATGCCGATGCTTTGGAGCATGAGAAGGCTTCCCATGCTATCATGAGTGGTCTCCCTGACAACTACGATGTTCCAACCAGCCTGTTTAATGCAATTTCCTGCGAG ATATTCTGCACGTGGCTGTCTGGGGAAGATGCCAACAAGACAACCATGGACATATTAGACATTGTGCAACACTACGACTGGGATGAAAAGGTTGTGCTTGCCTTGGGAGCTTTTGCTGTGAAAGATGGTGAATACTGGCTTGTGGCTCACCTTTACACCACCAACCCTCTCGCCAAAGCGGTTGGGCAGCTTAAGCAAGTGCAAGAGATACTGGAACATGCCGGGACTAGCTTGAAGCCCAAGTTTGACGCCTACAACAATCTGGTTAGGGCCGTGCTCAATGTGACCAAGTGCATTGTTCAGCTACATGACCTCCACCACGACCCCATCATGACCACTGAAGCAGAGTCGGCGGCTACCACTGCTCTTATCCCCACAGCTGTTTACTGGACGATTCGGAGTATTGTAGTTGCTGCAACGCAGCTTTTGGGGATCACTGGCATGGGCCCCGA GCATGTGACAGAGGCATGGGAACTATCTTCCTTGGCTCATAAGCTCGAAACCATACACGGCCACCTCAAGGAGAATCTCAACAGATTACTTGACATCATCA AGACGAAGAAAGAAGAGCAAGAATTAAGTGAAATTGCTTACATATTGGAATCACCACACATTGACAACACCAAGCCTTTGAGGGTCTTGTTTTACAAGGATGATCAGCCTGCACTCTATGATTGCTACAGCAAGAAGAGG GTTGACATTGATGTGCTGAAGAGGAAGGTTGTGATACTGTTCCTTTCAGACATAGACTTTATCAACGAAAACGAGTACATGATTGTTCAACAAATGTACTTGGAAAAACGGCAGAACGCAACCAGGCCGGAGAGCCAGTATGAGGTTGTGTGGGTTCCAATTGTGGACACGTGGACCGATGCCAAGTACCAGCAGTTCGAGGAACTTAGAAGGAGCATGGAATGGTTCACAGTGTTCCATCCTTCGGTTGTCTCTAAGACTGTCATCAGGTACATGAGGAAGCAGGATAAATGGAACTATGGCAAGAAGCCTCTGCTTGTGGTGATGGACCCTCAAGGCAAAATAGTGCACACCAATGCTGTTCACATGATGTGTGTTTGGGGAAGCATAGCCTTCCCTTTCACTAGCCAGAGAGAGAGATTGCTTTGGGAAGAAGAAACCTGGAGGATCGAGCTTTTGGCAGATTCCATCGATCAGAACCTAATTACCTGG ATCACGGAAGGGAAATACATTTGCTTGTATGGTGGGGAAGATATAGATTGGATCAGAAATTTCACAAAGTCAGCCAAAAATGTGGCTCGGGAAGCTGGGATCCAGTTGGAATTGCTTTATGTGGGGAAGAGAAACCCTAAGGAGAAAGTGGTGAGGAACATCATGAACGTCATCCAAGCTGAGAAGCTAAGCCACACTCTTGAGTGGAATCTTATCTGGTTCTTCTGGATGCGTCTCGAGAGCATGTGGCAGTCCAAGGGACACCAGATGCAGTCTGAGGCTATTAGGTCTGGTCGCCTTAGGACCGACAACATGAAGAATGATCCAGTGATGCAGGGGATCATATCGATGCTGAGCTTCGGTTCAAGTGACCGTGGATGGGCTGTGATTGGCGCCGGTTCATCGGAGATGTCTAAGGCTAATGGGGAGCACATGCACAGAAGTTTAAGCGAGTATAGCTTGTGGAATAAAAGGGTGGACGAGATAGGGTTTGTACGTGCACTGAATGAGTACTTGACTGGGGTTTATAAAGAAGCTCCACATCACTGCACCAGTCTCATATTGCCTGCCACTGGACTCATGCCTGAGACGGTGGCCTGCGCTGAATGCGGCCGCCTCATGGAGCGGTTCACCATGTTCCGCTGCTGCACTGATTGA